A single genomic interval of Spinacia oleracea cultivar Varoflay chromosome 6, BTI_SOV_V1, whole genome shotgun sequence harbors:
- the LOC110785804 gene encoding 14-3-3 protein 4-like isoform X2, producing the protein MYLAEFKTRVEHKEATENTLLAYKSARDIALAELAPTHSIRLGLALNFSVFYYEILNSPDRACNLTKQTMHKSIY; encoded by the exons AT GTACCTTGCTGAGTTCAAGACAAGAGTTGAGCATAAGGAGGCTACTGAGAATACCCTGTTGGCTTACAAGTCTGCTCGG GACATTGCTCTTGCTGAATTGGCCCCTACTCATTCCATTAGGCTTGGGCTTGCTCTAAACTTCTCTGTGTTCTATTATGAGATTTTGAATTCACCTGACCGTGCCTGCAATCTTACAAAACAG ACCATGCACAAATCTATCTACTGA
- the LOC110785804 gene encoding 14-3-3-like protein isoform X1 gives MYLAEFKTRVEHKEATENTLLAYKSARDIALAELAPTHSIRLGLALNFSVFYYEILNSPDRACNLTKQVSLLNLNFLRDLNLNLTLLTTNLEEESGDEIKEAEGKRESSEQQ, from the exons AT GTACCTTGCTGAGTTCAAGACAAGAGTTGAGCATAAGGAGGCTACTGAGAATACCCTGTTGGCTTACAAGTCTGCTCGG GACATTGCTCTTGCTGAATTGGCCCCTACTCATTCCATTAGGCTTGGGCTTGCTCTAAACTTCTCTGTGTTCTATTATGAGATTTTGAATTCACCTGACCGTGCCTGCAATCTTACAAAACAGGTATCTTTACTAAACCTTAACTTTCTGCGAGACCTTAACCTTAACCTAACCTTATTAACTACAAACCT TGAGGAGGAGAGTGGTGACGAGATTAAGGAAGCTGAAGGAAAGCGTGAATCAAGCGAACAACAGTGA